From a single Chloracidobacterium thermophilum B genomic region:
- a CDS encoding LysM peptidoglycan-binding domain-containing protein has product MARLNGVTRTPATSSQTPTTGTQHLIRRGETLSGIAQRYGTTVDALLQANRQIRNPNLIYAGQTLTIPTTRNTSAPNQAGSQAGSQYVVRRGDTLSEIAARNGIDLARLIKANTQIQNPNLIYPGQVINLPGRQVATPAPARPNPSQPSPAQPGPAPSRPTPTPSQPTTPAPPRVDTTAPVGTIPRTGNAFIDSIAADAIRSQRTTGVPASVTIAQAILESGWGRSELTRQANNYFGIKGTGPAGSVTMRTREVFNGREVYVNAQFRKYNSAAESFADHAQFFIRNPRYATAMRHTNDAFRFAAEIHKAGYATDPNYTKLLHSLMREYNLTRFDAIARNGNATPAPPPAAPTPAPAPSAPPAAGTREHRVRVGDTLSGIAQQYGTTVAALQRANPSITNPNLIYPGQRIVIPGSGSTNGSRPAPTPAPSTPPTSGSPVPPGRGLPRTEGMTTAQKFALYANYIERHGSAQAKADLAAGRVVILGLRTETNTRANGGQGVYDDRIVTLRKLPNGQFQVTELRANTEPSSQYEDGWSGRTRRPMGVDSNRDGWLDLGRLVDGTHEYMRANVGPNFGPTQPDGNNILMPTTSRPVVRDTNHDGVFDERDRNRNSFEGQTMYFHRGGTTNTYSAGCQTMPQSEFNRFWDSLGNQQRFQYVLVTVG; this is encoded by the coding sequence CACGGACACCGGCGACTTCTTCACAGACTCCAACCACCGGCACCCAACACCTGATCCGGCGCGGGGAAACCCTGTCGGGCATTGCACAGCGTTATGGGACAACGGTGGATGCGCTCCTGCAGGCCAACCGCCAGATCAGAAATCCGAACCTCATTTACGCCGGACAGACGCTGACGATTCCAACGACCCGTAACACAAGTGCGCCGAACCAGGCCGGCAGTCAGGCTGGCAGCCAGTATGTCGTGCGCCGGGGCGATACGCTTTCCGAAATTGCCGCCCGCAACGGCATTGATCTGGCGCGGCTCATCAAGGCCAATACGCAGATTCAGAATCCCAACCTCATCTATCCCGGACAGGTCATCAACCTGCCGGGCCGCCAGGTAGCAACTCCGGCTCCGGCGCGCCCCAATCCGTCTCAGCCCAGCCCGGCCCAGCCCGGTCCGGCGCCCTCGCGCCCGACGCCCACGCCCTCCCAGCCAACCACGCCTGCGCCACCCCGAGTGGATACCACCGCCCCGGTTGGCACGATTCCACGGACCGGCAACGCTTTCATTGATTCGATTGCAGCCGATGCCATCCGCAGCCAGCGGACAACCGGTGTGCCAGCGTCAGTGACGATTGCCCAGGCCATTCTCGAAAGCGGCTGGGGACGTTCGGAGTTGACCCGCCAAGCCAATAACTACTTCGGCATCAAGGGCACGGGCCCCGCCGGGTCCGTCACGATGCGGACGCGCGAGGTCTTCAACGGCCGCGAGGTCTATGTCAACGCCCAGTTCCGCAAGTACAACTCCGCCGCCGAGTCCTTCGCCGACCATGCCCAGTTCTTCATCCGCAATCCACGCTATGCCACCGCTATGCGGCACACCAACGACGCCTTCCGTTTTGCGGCGGAGATTCACAAGGCCGGATACGCCACCGACCCGAACTACACCAAACTGCTCCACAGTCTCATGCGCGAGTACAATCTGACGCGCTTTGACGCCATTGCGCGGAATGGCAACGCCACACCGGCACCGCCTCCGGCAGCGCCAACCCCGGCACCTGCGCCCTCGGCACCGCCGGCGGCCGGCACGCGGGAGCACCGGGTTCGGGTCGGCGACACGCTCTCCGGTATTGCCCAGCAGTACGGGACGACCGTCGCGGCGCTTCAGCGCGCCAATCCCAGCATCACCAACCCCAACCTCATCTATCCGGGCCAGCGCATTGTGATTCCCGGCAGCGGCAGCACGAATGGCAGTCGGCCAGCGCCGACACCAGCCCCGTCCACCCCGCCGACCTCCGGCTCGCCTGTGCCTCCTGGCCGGGGATTGCCACGCACGGAAGGGATGACCACAGCCCAGAAGTTCGCCCTGTATGCCAACTACATTGAGCGTCACGGCTCCGCCCAGGCCAAGGCTGATCTGGCCGCCGGACGGGTCGTGATTCTGGGGCTGCGTACGGAGACCAACACCCGCGCTAATGGCGGGCAGGGCGTCTATGACGACCGCATCGTGACCCTGCGCAAGCTGCCCAACGGTCAGTTCCAGGTGACGGAACTGCGCGCCAACACGGAACCGAGCAGCCAGTACGAAGATGGCTGGTCAGGACGGACACGGCGCCCGATGGGCGTGGACAGCAACCGGGATGGCTGGCTTGACCTGGGCCGGCTGGTGGATGGCACGCACGAGTACATGCGCGCCAATGTCGGCCCCAACTTCGGCCCGACCCAACCCGACGGGAACAACATCCTGATGCCCACGACAAGCCGCCCGGTCGTGCGCGACACCAACCACGACGGTGTCTTCGACGAGCGCGATCGCAACCGGAACAGCTTTGAGGGACAGACGATGTACTTCCACCGTGGCGGCACGACCAACACCTACTCGGCCGGATGCCAGACCATGCCCCAGAGTGAGTTCAACCGCTTCTGGGATTCGCTTGGCAACCAGCAGCGGTTCCAGTACGTTTTGGTCACGGTTGGCTAG